Proteins encoded in a region of the Solanum dulcamara chromosome 9, daSolDulc1.2, whole genome shotgun sequence genome:
- the LOC129903238 gene encoding uncharacterized protein LOC129903238, whose protein sequence is MEEMASLWCYQETMDEMRQNLLYTSLELEKLKLQMSEEMMKNKEYVKQLIQFLKMVCQERDEAKDQLQKLLNKLDSNPPIVMMKSTKANSSITDQSNSLSETYNYQSHYSSPIESFFDTVSSPDLEFSNMNMADSNPVAYDNCVTQLAPKVDKASLVIDSFVKGKTLPQQGKLLQAVLESGPLLQTLLVSGQLPQWRNPPQLTLFNIPQVSIKGCVSDSANQNLGANLSYFDMSCGSSQMMSTSMLNFVNSDSGSSLEKQRLASFGPNMNTHVFLGKRQRLH, encoded by the exons atggaagaaatggCTTCTTTATGGTGTTACCAAGAG ACTATGGATGAAATGAGACAGAATCTTCTTTACACAAGTCttgaacttgaaaagttgaaactGCAAATGAGTGAAGAAATGATGAAGAACAAAGAGTATGTGAAGCAATTAATCCAATTCTTGAAAATGGTTTGTCAAGAAAGAGATGAAGCAAAAGATCAACTTCAGAAACTACTCAACAAACTTGATAGTAATCCTCCTATTGTGATGATGAAGTCCACAAAAGCAAATTCAAGTATAACTGATCAGTCCAACAGCTTGTCTGAAACATACAATTATCAGTCACATTATTCATCCCCTATCGAATCGTTTTTCGATACAGTTTCATCCCCTGACTTGGAATTTTCCAACATGAACATGGCTGATTCAAATCCAGTAGCTTATGACAATTGTGTTACTCAATTGGCCCCAAAAGTTGACAAGGCCTCATTGGTTATTGACAGTTTTGTAAAGGGGAAAACTTTGCCTCAACAAGGGAAACTCTTGCAGGCTGTTCTTGAATCAGGGCCACTTCTGCAGACACTTTTAGTTTCAGGACAACTTCCACAATGGCGAAATCCACCTCAGCTTACGCTGTTTAATATCCCACAAGTTTCCATTAAAGGGTGTGTATCTGATAGTGCAAATCAGAATCTTGGTGCAAATTTGAGCTATTTTGACATGTCATGTGGATCTTCACAAATGATGTCTACATCTATGTTAAATTTTGTTAATTCTGATTCTGGTTCCTCTTTGGAAAAGCAGAGGTTGGCATCTTTTGGTCCAAATATGAACACTCATGTCTTCCTGGGAAAGAGACAAAGGTTGCATTAA
- the LOC129903755 gene encoding RING-H2 finger protein ATL66-like, which produces MSSPNSTPGVGPSHWDPLLIVSVVIVCLIFLLFSYFKIIQTHCCGFLSVHLYRNQTQRRQLNEHILEDHDSQLQSCGLDSYIMHSLPITQFKKNDDQTARPNNSDCAVCLGEFQDGEWLKHLPCCSHVFHVACIDTWFQIHSSCPLCRSNVLSVKMQQGHSITMNSLLETLRREDFNRERSVHNEDIRSQILQNHSF; this is translated from the coding sequence ATGTCTAGTCCAAACTCTACTCCAGGCGTTGGACCTTCGCATTGGGATCCACTACTGATTGTCTCAGTAGTGATAGTTTGTTTGATCTTTCTTCTATTCAGTTACTTCAAGATTATACAGACACACTGTTGTGGATTTCTATCTGTGCATTTATACAGAAACCAAACTCAAAGGCGTCAACTAAACGAGCATATTCTTGAAGATCATGATTCACAGCTCCAAAGCTGTGGTCTAGACTCTTATATTATGCATTCACTTCCAATCACTCAGTTCAAGAAGAACGACGACCAAACTGCCAGACCAAATAACTCAGATTGTGCAGTTTGCTTGGGTGAATTTCAAGATGGTGAATGGCTGAAACACTTGCCTTGTTGCTCCCATGTCTTTCATGTTGCCTGCATTGACACTTGGTTTCAGATTCATTCAAGCTGTCCTCTATGTAGATCAAATGTGTTAAGTGTCAAAATGCAGCAAGGACATTCCATTACTATGAACTCATTACTGGAAACTCTGAGAAGGGAAGATTTCAATCGTGAACGATCAGTACACAATGAGGATATCCGGTCACAGATATTACAGAATCATTCTTTCTAG
- the LOC129903374 gene encoding monofunctional riboflavin biosynthesis protein RIBA 3, chloroplastic, translating into MDCVLFNHSSVPRIFMINSNAHHLSCGNSHNIVGVGHHRKRTSPNLNTSTTCCAAEIPFQNGSLFETLSVEITPETIDFFVSETEGDPDCPTKGYSSIGDALNALSKGKFVIVVDDESGEVEGNLVMAASFASSEAIAFMVKLGSGIISVGMKEEDLERLNLPLMSPEKEDDSSAPSFTITVDAKKGTSTGVSASDRAKTVLALSSPTSTPEDFIRPGHVFPLKYRNGGVLRRFGHTEASVDLVTSAGLKPVSVLSTIVDKNDGSIASMLILKNLALEHKIPIVSITDLVRYRRKREKLVERTAVSRLPTKWGLFEAYCYRSKLDGTEHIAVVKGDIGNGQDVLVRVHSECLTGDIFGSRRCDCGNQLDLAMQLIEEAGRGLVIYLRGHEGRGIGLGHKLQAYNLQDEGHDTVEANLELGFSADAREYGIGAQMLRDIGVRTMRLMTNNPAKFTGLKGYGLAVVGRVPVLTPFTEENRKYLETKRTKMGHIYGSDVQGPIKASIKRNSEKQDPSQERKES; encoded by the exons ATGGATTGTGTCTTGTTTAATCACTCATCAGTTCCAAGAATCTTCATGATCAATTCAAATGCTCATCATCTATCTTGTGGGAATTCTCATAATATAGTTGGAGTTGGACACCATAGAAAAAGAACATCTCCTAATTTGAATACTTCCACAACATGTTGTGCTGCTGAGATTCCATTTCAGAATGGGTCTTTATTTGAAACATTAAGTGTTGAAATAACCCCTGAAACTATTGATTTCTTTGTGAGTGAAACAGAGGGTGACCCTGATTGTCCCACAAAAGGTTATTCTTCAATTGGAGACGCACTTAATGCATTGTCTAAAGGAAAG TTTGTCATTGTTGTAGATGATGAAAGTGGGGAAGTGGAAGGAAACCTTGTCATGGCAGCATCCTTTGCTAGTTCTGAGGCAATTGCATTTATGGTGAAACTTGGTTCAGGCATTATTTCAGTGGGCATGAAAGAAGAGGATCTTGAGAGGCTTAATCTTCCTTTGATGTCACCTGAAAAAGAAGATGACTCTTCTGCTCCATCCTTCACAATCACAGTG GATGCAAAGAAGGGCACATCTACTGGTGTATCAGCTTCGGATAGAGCTAAAACTGTCCTAGCATTGTCATCACCTACTTCTACTCCGGAAGATTTCATAAGGCCAGGACATGTTTTCCCTCTCAAGTATCGGAATGGTGGAGTCTTAAGAAGATTTGGTCATACTGAAGCTTCCGTTGATTTAGTAACGTCTGCTGGCTTGAAACCAGTTTCTGTTCTTTCAACGATAGTTGATAAAAATGATGGTTCTATAGCCTCTATgctcattttaaaaaatttggcCTTGGAGCACAAGATTCCGATTGTATCAATAACTGATTTAGTAAG ATATAGGAGAAAGAGGGAGAAGCTTGTCGAAAGAACAGCAGTATCACGTTTACCAACAAAATGGGGATTATTCGAGGCTTACTGCTACCGTTCAAAGCTTGATGGTACAGAGCATATAGCTGTGGTAAAG GGTGATATTGGGAATGGTCAAGATGTGTTGGTAAGGGTACATTCGGAGTGTTTGACCGGGGATATTTTTGGATCAAGACGATGTGATTGTGGTAATCAGCTGGATTTGGCAATGCAGCTGATTGAGGAAGCTGGTAGGGGTTTGGTTATCTATCTCAGAGGACACGAAGGACGAGGCATTGGCTTAGGTCACAAGCTTCAGGCCTATAATTTGCAAGATGAGGGTCATGATACTGTTGAAGCCAATCTAGAGCTTGGTTTTTCTGCAGATGCTCGTGAATATGGCATTGGCGCGCAG ATGTTAAGGGATATAGGAGTTCGTACCATGCGCCTAATGACTAACAATCCAGCCAAATTTACTGGTTTAAAGGGATATGGTTTAGCAGTCGTTGGACGGGTACCAGTTTTGACACCCTTCACAGAGGAAAACAGGAAGTATTTGGAAACCAAAAGAACAAAGATGGGTCACATATATGGATCTGATGTTCAAGGACCCATTAAGGCGTCCATCAAACGGAATTCAGAGAAACAAGATCCATCCcaggaaagaaaagaaagttaa